One window from the genome of Dermacentor silvarum isolate Dsil-2018 chromosome 5, BIME_Dsil_1.4, whole genome shotgun sequence encodes:
- the LOC119452757 gene encoding proteoglycan 4-like: MEASTAPKTENGLSSCGVGALSPTSPLLPTTLPTSPGDIVFPPEQAAALKRRPESSSKRLGKKATTPVTAKGGEIKSPPEKTRDKNGAPHGPAASTVPPKTEDHRSSHDGGVLSPTTPLLPISTVLPTSPGDAVSPPEPAPPLRRRTGSGLKRLGKKAVAAVSSKGGDIKSPPEKTPGKKGTSHAQAMAAKSRKKTAMTNTLSPAPDVMSPAHDKASKAANQTANQAATAKAVVSDGKTASRRPSVSMAAAVASEKKAAPISPGRKIMGPRHKTRERIRSGSHTPKEKAPVKRAHSPKPAEAKPSALGFSTATPPAAERGKEAPTTTVTPHASKTKRRKTRGQTFTHKGKLHDDHAFSKAESSKASEGAAIASPTEGGQSLKERPPTLPLGSSLSAVVGEMEDLNRTGDKLLEQLASLLDATSPPRQPGRDLTRTCDPTTSEPAIAPASTEFRTGVREPTSPPSPSLQAPATTEQYDASTANALDSGSRVDAHPRATPATVADDVSSVLVDRSEEQAELLRHWWLQIRLRRS, encoded by the exons ATGGAGGCGTCGACGGCGCCGAAGACCGAAAATGGCTTGTCTTCCTGCGGCGTTGGCGCTCTTTCTCCAACGTCACCGCTGCTACCAACCACGTTACCGACATCCCCCGGTGACATCGTTTTTCCGCCCGAACAAGCTGCGGCGCTAAAGAGACGTCCCGAGTCGAGTTCCAAGCGACTGGGCAAGAAGGCGACGACCCCGGTCACCGCCAAGGGTGGAGAGATCAAGTCACCACCGGAGAAGACTCGAGACAAGAATGGGGCTCCTCATGGTCCGGCGGCGTCAACGGTGCCGCCGAAGACCGAAGATCACCGGTCTTCCCACGACGGCGGCGTTCTTTCCCCTACGACGCCGCTGCTACCGATTTCAACCGTGTTACCGACGTCGCCCGGTGACGCCGTGTCTCCGCCCGAACCAGCACCGCCGCTAAGGAGGCGTACCGGGTCGGGTCTCAAGCGATTGGGCAAGAAGGCGGTGGCCGCGGTCAGCTCCAAGGGTGGAGATATCAAGTCACCACCGGAGAAGACGCCGGGAAAGAAGGGCACTTCTCATGCTCAAGCGATGGCAGCGAAGTCCCGTAAGAAGACGGCCATGACCAACACGCTGTCGCCGGCACCCGATGTCATGAGCCCTGCGCACGACAAGGCCTCCAAGGCGGCGAACCAGACGGCGAACCAGGCGGCGACGGCAAAAGCAGTGGTTTCGGACGGGAAAACAGCGAGCAGACGACCATCGGTCTCCATGGCCGCCGCAGTGGCCAGTGAAAAGAAAGCGGCGCCAATATCGCCTGGCCGCAAGATTATGGGTCCCAGGCACAAGACGCGAGAGCGCATCAGGTCCGGGTCTCACACGCCGAAAGAGAAGGCACCGGTAAAGAGAGCACACTCTCCGAAGCCAGCGGAAGCCAAGCCGTCAGCGCTAGGGTTTTCGACCGCGACGCCACCTGCTGCAGAAAGGGGGAAGGAAGCGCCCACCACGACGGTTACGCCGCACGCTTCGAAGACCAAGAGAAGAAAGACGCGAGGTCAAACATTTACTCATAAGGGGAAGCTGCACGACGACCACGCATTTTCCAAGGCGGAGTCGTCGAAGGCCTCGGAGGGCGCTGCGATCGCCTCGCCGACCGAAGGTGGCCAATCTTTGAAG gagAGGCCTCCCACGCTGCCATTAGGCAGCTCGTTGTCTGCGGTCGTGGGCGAGATGGAGGACCTAAACCGCACAGGCGACAAGCTTTTGGAGCAGCTTGCGTCACTGCTCGATGCAACGTCTCCGCCGCGACAGCCCGGGCGCGACCTCACCAGAACGTGCGACCCCACCACCAGCGAGCCTGCCATCGCTCCAGCAAGCACGGAGTTTCGGACAGGAGTGAGAGAACCAACAAGCCCTCCATCACCATCCCTCCAGGCACCGGCCACCACCGAGCAATACGACGCGTCCACAGCGAACGCCCTGGATTCGGGCAGTCGTGTTGATGCTCATCCGCGTGCTACGCCAGCGACTGTTGCGGATGACGTAAGCAGTGTCCTCGTTGATCGCTCCGAAGAACAAGCCGAACTTCTGAGGCACTGGTGGCTACAAATACGCTTGAGGCGTTCGTAG